From one Parambassis ranga chromosome 5, fParRan2.1, whole genome shotgun sequence genomic stretch:
- the LOC114435622 gene encoding arf-GAP with coiled-coil, ANK repeat and PH domain-containing protein 3-like isoform X6 yields the protein MTVDFEECIKDSPRFRAGIDDVETDVVEIEAKLDKLVKLCSGMIEAGRAYVSANKLFVNGIKDLSQQCKKEEMISECLEKCGESLQEIVNYHMILFDQAQRSIKQQLHTFIKEDVRKFKDTKKQFDRVREDMELAQVKNAQAPRNKVHEAEEATQALILSRKAFRHLALDYVLQINVLQAKKKFEILDAMLSFMRAQYSLFQQGFHILDEIDPYMKKLAAQLDQLVIDSAMEKRELEHKHALIQQRTLMQDFSYDDPKLEFNTDAPNGVVMEGYLFKRASNAFKTWNRRWFSIQNSQLVYQKKFKDSLTVVVEDLRLCSVKLCEDNERRFCFEVVSPTKSCMMQAESEKLRQAWIQAVQASIASAYKDITDNYYIERLDRTASPSTSSIDSASEPRERGDRADRGVRGGGGGESLLQRVQSLPGNELCSDCGQAAPCWASINLGVLLCIECSGIHRSLGVHCSKVRSLTLDSWEPELLKLMCELGNTVINQIYEGGCEELGAKKPGPSSSRQEKEAWIKAKYVEKRFLKKMSGSEALVEGERKSRPWTVKKCQRHNSSVQAPKKARRKYHRYEPGSASPANLSAAAAAKFRRDSLFCPDELDSLFSYFDTGSGPRSLSSDSGLGGSTDGSTDILVFGSVVDSVTEEEEESEESSSGEVEIEQEVSSDPEDPRELHPGALLHRSSRLHNLPLMAEALAHGADVHAACEEEEGKTPLIQAVIGGSLIACEFLLQNGADVNQRDMRGRGPLHHATYLGHTGQVCLFLKRGASQTEVDEQGHDPLSIAVQAANADIVTLLRLARMNEEMREAEAPLGQPGQYPSSSPTEQQYKKCIQEFICLTIDEC from the exons GGCTGGTATTGATGATGTGGAGACAGATGTGGTGGAAATTGAAGCAAAGCTCGACAAG CTGGTGAAGCTGTGCAGTGGGATGATTGAGGCTGGCAGGGCGTACGTCAGTGCCAACAAGCTCTTTGTTAACGGCATCAAAGATCTGTCCCAGCAGTGCAAGAAAGAGGAGATGATTTCG GAATGCCTTGAAAAGTGTGGAGAAAGTCTTCAGGAGATCGTCAACTACCACATG ATTCTATTTGATCAGGCTCAGAGGTCgatcaaacagcagcttcacaccTTCATCAAAGA GGATGTGCGCAAGTTTAAAGACACTAAAAAACAGTTTGATCGGGTGCGTGAGGACATGGAGCTGGCCCAGGTGAAGAACGCACAGGCACCCAGGAACAAGGTGCATGAGGCAGAGGAGGCCACACAGGCCCTCATCCTGAGCCGCAAGGCCTTCAGGCACCTGGCCTTGGACTACGTGCTACAG ATTAATGTGCTTCAGGCCAAGAAGAAGTTTGAAATCCTGGATGCA ATGCTGTCCTTCATGCGAGCCCAGTACTCTCTGTTCCAGCAAGGCTTTCACATCCTAGATGAGATCGACCCCTATATGAAAAAACTGGCCGCGCAG CTGGATCAGCTGGTCATCGACTCGGCCATGGAGAAGAGAGAGCTGGAGCACAAACACGCCCTCATCCAGCAGAGG ACTCTGATGCAG GATTTTTCTTACGATGACCCCAAGTTGGAATTCAACACGGATGCACCCAATGGTGTGGTCATGGAGGGCTACCTCTTCAAGAGGGCCAGCAACGCTTTCAAGACCTGGAACAG GCGGTGGTTCTCCATACAGAACAGCCAACTGGTTTACCAGAAGAAATTCAAG GATTCTCTGACAGTGGTAGTTGAGGACTTGAGGTTGTGTTCTGTCAAACTGTGTGAAGACAATGAGAGGAGGTTCTGCTTTGAGGTGGTTTCACCCACTAA GAGCTGCATGATGCAGGCTGAGTCAGAAAAGCTGCGGCAGGCCTGGATCCAAGCAGTCCAAGCTAGCATTGCTTCTGCTTACAAAGACATCACTGACAACTATTACATTGAG CGTTTGGACCGAACGGCCTCTCCCTCCACCAGCAGCATCGACTCTGCCAGTGAGcccagagagaggggggacagGGCTGATCGAGGTGTtcggggtggaggaggtggagaaagcCTCCTCCAGCGGGTACAGAGTCTGCCCGGCAATGAGCTGTGCAGCGACTGCGGCCAGGCAGCTCCCTGCTGGGCTTCTATCAACCTGGGAGTGCTGCTCTGCATCGAGTGCTCAGGGATCCACAG GAGTTTAGGCGTCCATTGCTCTAAAGTGCGTTCACTGACTTTGGACTCATGGGAACCAGAATTACTCAAG CTGATGTGTGAGTTGGGGAACACTGTGATCAACCAGATTTATGAGGGAGGCTGTGAGGAACTAGGAGCCAAGAAACCTGGACCCTCCAGTTCAAG ACAAGAGAAAGAGGCCTGGATCAAGGCGAAATATGTAGAGAAACGCTTCCTGAAGAAGATGAGTGGGAGTGAGGCGTTGGTGGAGGGTGAGAGGAAGTCCCGCCCCTGGACGGTGAAAAAGTGCCAGCGGCACAACAGCTCAGTTCAGGCACCTAAAAAAGCCCGCAGGAAGTATCATCGCTATGAGCCGGGCAGTGCGTCACCTGCAAACCTCTCAGCAG CAGCCGCAGCGAAGTTTCGGCGAGACTCGTTGTTCTGTCCAGACGAGCTGGACTCACTGTTTTCCTACTTTGACACTGGCTCTGGTCCTCGCA GTCTCAGCAGCGACAGCGGTCTGGGCGGAAGCACTGATGGCAGTACAGACATCCTGGTCTTTGGCTCAGTGGTGGACAGTGTGACAGAGGAAG aggaggagtcagaggagtCCTCCAGTGGTGAGGTGGAGATCGAACAGGAAGTGTCATCAGACCCTGAGGATCCAAGGGAGCTTCACCCCGGGGCGCTCCTCCACCGATCCTCCCGTCTCCATAACCTGCCGTTGATGGCGGAGGCCTTGGCACACGGTGCTGATGTACATGCTgcgtgtgaggaggaggagggaaaaacacCTCTCATTCAGGCTGTGATTGGG gGCTCTTTAATAGCGTGTGAGTTCTTGCTACAGAATGGGGCTGATGTAAATCAGAGGGACATGAGAGGCAGAGGCCCGCTGCACCATGCTACCTACCTGGGACACACTGG TCAGGTGTGTCTGTTCCTGAAGAGAGGAGCTTCGCAGACAGAGGTGGATGAGCAGGGTCATGACCCTCTTAGTATCGCTGTCCAGGCTGCCAACGCGGACATTGTCACCCT GTTGCGTCTGGCACGGATGAATGAGGAGATGCGAGAAGCAGAGGCTCCGCTGGGCCAACCAGGTCAATACCCCAGCAGCAGTCCCACTGAGCAGCAGTATAAGAAGTGCATCCAGGAATTCATCTGCCTCACCATAGACGAATGCTAG
- the LOC114435622 gene encoding arf-GAP with coiled-coil, ANK repeat and PH domain-containing protein 3-like isoform X1 — MTVDFEECIKDSPRFRAGIDDVETDVVEIEAKLDKLVKLCSGMIEAGRAYVSANKLFVNGIKDLSQQCKKEEMISECLEKCGESLQEIVNYHMILFDQAQRSIKQQLHTFIKEDVRKFKDTKKQFDRVREDMELAQVKNAQAPRNKVHEAEEATQALILSRKAFRHLALDYVLQINVLQAKKKFEILDAMLSFMRAQYSLFQQGFHILDEIDPYMKKLAAQLDQLVIDSAMEKRELEHKHALIQQRTLMQDFSYDDPKLEFNTDAPNGVVMEGYLFKRASNAFKTWNRRWFSIQNSQLVYQKKFKDSLTVVVEDLRLCSVKLCEDNERRFCFEVVSPTKSCMMQAESEKLRQAWIQAVQASIASAYKDITDNYYIERLDRTASPSTSSIDSASEPRERGDRADRGVRGGGGGESLLQRVQSLPGNELCSDCGQAAPCWASINLGVLLCIECSGIHRSLGVHCSKVRSLTLDSWEPELLKLMCELGNTVINQIYEGGCEELGAKKPGPSSSRQEKEAWIKAKYVEKRFLKKMSGSEALVEGERKSRPWTVKKCQRHNSSVQAPKKARRKYHRYEPGSASPANLSAAAAAKFRRDSLFCPDELDSLFSYFDTGSGPRSPAGLSSDSGLGGSTDGSTDILVFGSVVDSVTEEEEESEESSSGEVEIEQEVSSDPEDPRELHPGALLHRSSRLHNLPLMAEALAHGADVHAACEEEEGKTPLIQAVIGGSLIACEFLLQNGADVNQRDMRGRGPLHHATYLGHTGQVCLFLKRGASQTEVDEQGHDPLSIAVQAANADIVTLLRLARMNEEMREAEAPLGQPGVATGSRRVKSKDARDRVTSPVLISFATFLSSRLYSPRS, encoded by the exons GGCTGGTATTGATGATGTGGAGACAGATGTGGTGGAAATTGAAGCAAAGCTCGACAAG CTGGTGAAGCTGTGCAGTGGGATGATTGAGGCTGGCAGGGCGTACGTCAGTGCCAACAAGCTCTTTGTTAACGGCATCAAAGATCTGTCCCAGCAGTGCAAGAAAGAGGAGATGATTTCG GAATGCCTTGAAAAGTGTGGAGAAAGTCTTCAGGAGATCGTCAACTACCACATG ATTCTATTTGATCAGGCTCAGAGGTCgatcaaacagcagcttcacaccTTCATCAAAGA GGATGTGCGCAAGTTTAAAGACACTAAAAAACAGTTTGATCGGGTGCGTGAGGACATGGAGCTGGCCCAGGTGAAGAACGCACAGGCACCCAGGAACAAGGTGCATGAGGCAGAGGAGGCCACACAGGCCCTCATCCTGAGCCGCAAGGCCTTCAGGCACCTGGCCTTGGACTACGTGCTACAG ATTAATGTGCTTCAGGCCAAGAAGAAGTTTGAAATCCTGGATGCA ATGCTGTCCTTCATGCGAGCCCAGTACTCTCTGTTCCAGCAAGGCTTTCACATCCTAGATGAGATCGACCCCTATATGAAAAAACTGGCCGCGCAG CTGGATCAGCTGGTCATCGACTCGGCCATGGAGAAGAGAGAGCTGGAGCACAAACACGCCCTCATCCAGCAGAGG ACTCTGATGCAG GATTTTTCTTACGATGACCCCAAGTTGGAATTCAACACGGATGCACCCAATGGTGTGGTCATGGAGGGCTACCTCTTCAAGAGGGCCAGCAACGCTTTCAAGACCTGGAACAG GCGGTGGTTCTCCATACAGAACAGCCAACTGGTTTACCAGAAGAAATTCAAG GATTCTCTGACAGTGGTAGTTGAGGACTTGAGGTTGTGTTCTGTCAAACTGTGTGAAGACAATGAGAGGAGGTTCTGCTTTGAGGTGGTTTCACCCACTAA GAGCTGCATGATGCAGGCTGAGTCAGAAAAGCTGCGGCAGGCCTGGATCCAAGCAGTCCAAGCTAGCATTGCTTCTGCTTACAAAGACATCACTGACAACTATTACATTGAG CGTTTGGACCGAACGGCCTCTCCCTCCACCAGCAGCATCGACTCTGCCAGTGAGcccagagagaggggggacagGGCTGATCGAGGTGTtcggggtggaggaggtggagaaagcCTCCTCCAGCGGGTACAGAGTCTGCCCGGCAATGAGCTGTGCAGCGACTGCGGCCAGGCAGCTCCCTGCTGGGCTTCTATCAACCTGGGAGTGCTGCTCTGCATCGAGTGCTCAGGGATCCACAG GAGTTTAGGCGTCCATTGCTCTAAAGTGCGTTCACTGACTTTGGACTCATGGGAACCAGAATTACTCAAG CTGATGTGTGAGTTGGGGAACACTGTGATCAACCAGATTTATGAGGGAGGCTGTGAGGAACTAGGAGCCAAGAAACCTGGACCCTCCAGTTCAAG ACAAGAGAAAGAGGCCTGGATCAAGGCGAAATATGTAGAGAAACGCTTCCTGAAGAAGATGAGTGGGAGTGAGGCGTTGGTGGAGGGTGAGAGGAAGTCCCGCCCCTGGACGGTGAAAAAGTGCCAGCGGCACAACAGCTCAGTTCAGGCACCTAAAAAAGCCCGCAGGAAGTATCATCGCTATGAGCCGGGCAGTGCGTCACCTGCAAACCTCTCAGCAG CAGCCGCAGCGAAGTTTCGGCGAGACTCGTTGTTCTGTCCAGACGAGCTGGACTCACTGTTTTCCTACTTTGACACTGGCTCTGGTCCTCGCA GCCCTGCAGGTCTCAGCAGCGACAGCGGTCTGGGCGGAAGCACTGATGGCAGTACAGACATCCTGGTCTTTGGCTCAGTGGTGGACAGTGTGACAGAGGAAG aggaggagtcagaggagtCCTCCAGTGGTGAGGTGGAGATCGAACAGGAAGTGTCATCAGACCCTGAGGATCCAAGGGAGCTTCACCCCGGGGCGCTCCTCCACCGATCCTCCCGTCTCCATAACCTGCCGTTGATGGCGGAGGCCTTGGCACACGGTGCTGATGTACATGCTgcgtgtgaggaggaggagggaaaaacacCTCTCATTCAGGCTGTGATTGGG gGCTCTTTAATAGCGTGTGAGTTCTTGCTACAGAATGGGGCTGATGTAAATCAGAGGGACATGAGAGGCAGAGGCCCGCTGCACCATGCTACCTACCTGGGACACACTGG TCAGGTGTGTCTGTTCCTGAAGAGAGGAGCTTCGCAGACAGAGGTGGATGAGCAGGGTCATGACCCTCTTAGTATCGCTGTCCAGGCTGCCAACGCGGACATTGTCACCCT GTTGCGTCTGGCACGGATGAATGAGGAGATGCGAGAAGCAGAGGCTCCGCTGGGCCAACCAG GGGTTGCCACGGGCAGCAGAAGAGTTAAATCCAAGGATGCTCGGGATAGA GTGACATCTCCTGTGCTGATATCTTTCGCGACTTTTCTGTCCTCGCGTCTCTACAGCCCGAGAAGTTGA